One Paenisporosarcina sp. FSL H8-0542 genomic region harbors:
- a CDS encoding BatA and WFA domain-containing protein: MGFGQLVFLWTAIIPITVLLYYFFRKKYIEKKISSTMFWETVMKETKVSPYLQYLQRNALFYLQMLTLLLLMFALLQPYLKSQAIAGEHIIWVVDTSATMLATANGETVFEQHKKEMNALSEQLAGKPLTLITTGEEPTILLRDETNVNVIKSTIDKLEVQYEQENLPKMLDFTKSLLNGKETAIYLFTDHVERNELPLENENLTWFVKGAPENLENVSILRFGATASDKGVAALIQLENETADDKKGTLEISSLENGEVLLKRAVVIPAKDTLSLSFKELPDAEGFTANLLVDDDYTVDNESSVLLQKQSAQTYVDGNLHELVSAAFQAMDIPVSSVPTEQLSDLPGEAVVVTNQTSQLSISESPVLLIGRNDENAKEVNGTIATERDDVFAYADMSDIFVSSLYPPFPEYETIAQVEEQPFIQRSDRGDLIILADIQMTDWPLHPSFPLFLWSAREQMVTNDNEIGTFSPNERKSLSLVADEEKNEWEVFSNSNEYIKTIQNGGQFSAPSRPGLYVLTSGNIEKHFAVALEQQEKHLEKGTSFAIGSASQEDIQETVKTSLVPWFLLLIVLLLMIEWEVQRRRGITN; encoded by the coding sequence ATGGGCTTTGGACAACTAGTATTTTTATGGACGGCGATCATCCCGATCACTGTACTTCTCTATTATTTCTTCCGAAAAAAATATATAGAAAAAAAGATTTCTTCTACAATGTTCTGGGAAACCGTCATGAAAGAAACAAAAGTTTCTCCCTATCTTCAATATTTGCAACGTAATGCCTTATTTTACTTGCAAATGCTTACCCTGTTATTACTTATGTTCGCATTACTTCAGCCATATCTCAAATCACAGGCGATTGCGGGGGAACACATTATTTGGGTGGTGGATACTTCCGCCACCATGCTTGCAACAGCAAATGGGGAGACGGTCTTTGAACAACATAAAAAAGAAATGAATGCGCTGTCTGAACAATTGGCCGGTAAACCTTTAACGTTGATCACGACGGGTGAAGAGCCGACTATTTTATTGCGTGACGAAACGAATGTAAATGTAATCAAATCGACGATTGATAAATTGGAAGTGCAATATGAACAAGAGAACTTACCTAAAATGCTGGATTTCACAAAATCACTTCTGAATGGGAAAGAAACAGCAATATACTTGTTCACGGATCACGTTGAAAGAAACGAACTCCCCTTGGAGAACGAAAACCTTACGTGGTTTGTAAAAGGAGCACCAGAGAATTTGGAGAATGTCTCCATCTTACGTTTTGGTGCAACCGCTTCCGATAAAGGTGTTGCAGCATTAATTCAGCTAGAAAATGAAACTGCAGATGATAAAAAGGGAACATTGGAAATCAGCTCACTGGAAAATGGAGAAGTTTTACTCAAAAGAGCAGTTGTAATTCCGGCAAAAGACACACTGTCTCTATCATTCAAAGAATTACCTGATGCAGAAGGGTTTACAGCTAATCTGCTAGTAGATGATGATTACACAGTTGATAACGAGTCATCCGTTTTATTGCAGAAACAATCGGCTCAAACTTACGTGGATGGGAATCTCCATGAACTCGTTTCAGCAGCCTTTCAAGCCATGGATATTCCCGTAAGTTCTGTTCCCACTGAACAATTAAGTGACTTGCCTGGGGAAGCAGTTGTGGTGACCAATCAAACGTCCCAACTCTCTATTTCTGAATCACCTGTCCTGTTAATAGGACGGAATGATGAAAATGCCAAAGAAGTAAATGGCACGATTGCGACGGAGCGAGATGATGTGTTTGCCTATGCGGATATGTCGGATATATTCGTCAGCAGCTTGTACCCTCCGTTTCCTGAATATGAGACAATCGCCCAAGTAGAAGAGCAGCCGTTCATCCAACGATCGGACAGGGGAGATTTAATCATATTAGCAGACATACAGATGACCGATTGGCCACTACATCCATCATTCCCATTGTTCTTATGGAGTGCACGGGAACAAATGGTAACGAACGATAATGAAATCGGAACTTTTTCACCAAATGAACGAAAATCACTATCGTTGGTGGCGGATGAAGAGAAGAATGAATGGGAAGTTTTTTCAAATTCCAATGAGTATATCAAAACAATACAAAATGGCGGGCAATTTTCTGCGCCAAGTCGACCAGGACTTTATGTTTTGACATCAGGAAATATTGAAAAGCACTTTGCCGTCGCACTGGAACAACAAGAGAAACACCTTGAAAAAGGAACTTCTTTTGCAATCGGCTCGGCTTCGCAAGAAGACATACAGGAGACCGTCAAGACTTCATTAGTTCCGTGGTTCCTACTTCTCATTGTATTATTGCTAATGATTGAATGGGAGGTGCAACGACGTCGTGGGATTACGAATTGA
- a CDS encoding DUF58 domain-containing protein, whose amino-acid sequence MKKDSILPEDWSSKIGRLQISTKSKLRGQHKGSHRSMRFGSSLDFSDFREYHPGDDVRQIDWNVFARTDKYFIKRFLDEQEMRVHIMLDSTKSMQEEKKWLLAKQLTISLGQLVLGRDDRLSFATPTEEKLAPFRRKGAVYRKAFTSYITNLSEPAMNTSFTNQAAQYSAKDCTVLFIITDGLEPIADWERCLRSMPRFSQDIRLILVQSSDEVAPQFSGDLQLVDRETEERLNVSVSTRIVEDYEKKRHQHFQELDILCRRFGIHTLKVETKDDISHILFHQMIRSNWIN is encoded by the coding sequence ATGAAAAAAGATTCCATTTTACCAGAGGACTGGTCCTCTAAAATTGGACGCTTACAAATTTCAACGAAGTCTAAATTGCGTGGTCAGCATAAAGGGTCCCATCGCTCGATGCGTTTTGGTTCTTCACTCGACTTTTCAGACTTCAGGGAATATCACCCGGGTGACGATGTAAGGCAAATTGATTGGAATGTCTTTGCAAGGACAGACAAATATTTCATCAAACGGTTTTTAGATGAGCAAGAAATGCGTGTGCATATTATGTTGGATAGTACAAAGTCGATGCAAGAAGAAAAAAAGTGGCTTCTGGCTAAACAACTGACCATTTCACTTGGACAACTTGTATTGGGGAGAGACGATCGGTTATCGTTTGCGACGCCTACTGAAGAGAAGCTAGCCCCTTTCAGACGAAAGGGTGCCGTGTACAGAAAGGCTTTTACATCATACATAACCAATCTTTCCGAACCTGCAATGAACACCTCTTTCACTAATCAGGCCGCGCAATACAGTGCTAAAGATTGCACGGTATTATTTATCATCACGGATGGACTCGAACCAATTGCTGACTGGGAAAGATGCTTACGTTCGATGCCAAGATTTTCTCAGGATATACGGTTGATTCTCGTACAATCTAGTGATGAAGTGGCGCCACAATTCTCAGGGGACTTACAATTGGTCGATCGCGAAACAGAGGAACGATTGAATGTGTCCGTTTCTACGAGAATAGTGGAAGATTATGAAAAGAAAAGACATCAGCATTTTCAGGAACTTGATATTCTGTGTCGCCGATTTGGTATTCACACTTTAAAAGTGGAGACAAAGGACGATATCAGTCATATTCTTTTCCATCAAATGATTCGGTCAAACTGGATAAATTGA
- a CDS encoding MoxR family ATPase produces MSFTPTNYEEMSQRLNEVKQEIGQYIVGQQEAVDFTLYSVLADGHALLEGLPGLGKTMLIRTISEVLDLSFSRIQFTPDLMPSDITGTSIIERSEDGKQTFSFKQGPIFSQLVLADEINRATPKTQSALLEAMGEKTVTVLGDTKQMAKPFFVLATQNPIEMEGTYPLPEAQMDRFLCKIVIPYPSKEELKEIVIRTTGAKNIQLQKVMNAEELMIAQHMVREVLIADDMLAYAIDLTSATHPNEEATDEVKQYVQYGSGPRGLQSLIRLAKARALVAGRYHVSIADIKSVAIPALRHRMLLNYEGEAEGKTADSILSDLLQSIKQGQTS; encoded by the coding sequence ATGTCATTTACACCTACAAACTATGAAGAAATGAGTCAGCGTTTAAACGAAGTAAAACAGGAAATCGGTCAATATATCGTTGGCCAGCAAGAGGCTGTCGATTTTACTCTTTACTCGGTCTTGGCAGATGGGCATGCCCTCCTGGAGGGTTTGCCAGGTCTCGGAAAAACGATGTTGATAAGAACCATTTCTGAAGTATTGGATTTATCATTCTCAAGAATCCAGTTTACTCCTGATTTGATGCCTTCAGATATTACCGGAACGAGCATAATCGAACGATCGGAAGATGGCAAGCAAACATTTTCATTTAAACAAGGACCTATTTTTAGCCAACTCGTTTTAGCAGATGAAATAAACCGCGCTACACCGAAAACACAGAGTGCTTTGCTTGAAGCGATGGGTGAAAAAACAGTCACAGTACTTGGCGATACGAAACAAATGGCTAAACCGTTTTTTGTCCTGGCCACACAAAATCCAATTGAAATGGAAGGGACCTATCCACTGCCAGAAGCTCAAATGGACCGATTTTTATGCAAAATAGTAATTCCGTATCCTTCAAAAGAAGAATTAAAAGAGATTGTTATAAGAACAACGGGTGCGAAGAATATACAACTTCAAAAAGTGATGAATGCCGAAGAATTAATGATTGCTCAACATATGGTCAGAGAAGTGTTGATCGCTGACGATATGCTTGCATACGCAATTGATTTGACTTCTGCAACACACCCAAATGAAGAGGCAACAGATGAGGTTAAACAATATGTTCAATATGGAAGTGGACCACGTGGCCTTCAAAGTTTGATTCGATTGGCTAAAGCCCGGGCGCTCGTTGCTGGACGCTACCACGTGTCGATTGCTGATATTAAATCAGTTGCCATACCCGCCCTTCGACATCGCATGCTTTTAAATTACGAAGGAGAAGCGGAAGGGAAAACAGCCGATTCCATTCTCAGTGATTTACTTCAATCCATCAAACAAGGACAAACTTCATGA
- a CDS encoding ABC transporter permease codes for MRLNVNNPVLVKEVKLRFRSLKSFTGILFYLIAMSIFVFGFIFLTTAFTGTGFFRPEESFFLFGLLTFIQLGLILFITPGLTAGTISTEREKQTLNILLTTSQSSLQIILGKLSSSIAFLVLMLIAGLPIYSLVFLFGGISPGQLGLIFLFFFLTMITVGSIGVMFSTITKKTIVSMIATYGTMIFLAGVTAFFFMITIQVNMLGSGATPSPSPFAHFWASINPGILIFSLLNPMTEDFVNEATKVDFPVWAGYTIFYVLLAALAITVSIKKLRVNMKKQK; via the coding sequence ATGAGACTCAATGTGAATAATCCGGTTCTCGTTAAAGAAGTGAAGCTCCGCTTCCGATCGCTGAAAAGTTTCACTGGTATTTTGTTTTATTTGATTGCCATGAGTATTTTTGTATTTGGTTTCATCTTTTTGACGACAGCTTTTACTGGTACCGGCTTTTTCAGACCAGAAGAGAGTTTCTTCCTGTTTGGCTTACTGACATTCATCCAGTTAGGGTTGATCTTGTTTATTACACCGGGCTTAACGGCAGGAACCATTAGTACGGAACGTGAAAAACAAACGCTTAATATTTTGTTGACCACATCACAAAGTTCCCTACAGATCATTCTAGGTAAATTATCTTCATCCATCGCATTTTTGGTGTTGATGCTTATTGCAGGACTGCCAATTTATAGTTTGGTGTTCTTATTCGGTGGCATATCACCGGGGCAATTAGGTTTGATTTTCCTTTTCTTCTTTTTAACCATGATAACTGTAGGGAGCATTGGTGTTATGTTTTCAACCATCACCAAAAAGACAATTGTCTCCATGATTGCAACATATGGGACGATGATTTTCCTGGCAGGAGTTACAGCCTTTTTCTTCATGATTACTATACAAGTAAACATGTTGGGTTCGGGAGCTACCCCAAGTCCATCACCTTTTGCTCACTTCTGGGCGAGCATCAATCCAGGAATATTAATTTTCTCTTTGTTAAATCCCATGACGGAAGACTTTGTCAATGAAGCGACGAAAGTTGATTTCCCGGTTTGGGCAGGATACACCATTTTTTATGTCTTGTTAGCTGCACTTGCGATTACCGTCTCAATCAAGAAATTACGTGTCAATATGAAGAAACAAAAATGA
- a CDS encoding ABC transporter ATP-binding protein, with protein MIEIKGLTKKYGSFYALNDLNLTLSEGTVFGFVGANGAGKSTTFSILATLLQPTAGDAFINGKSVKTEPHEVRKQIGYMPDFFGVYDQLKADEYLDFYGASYGIPETERAQLIPQLLELVNLSHKRYEYVDLLSRGMKQRLCLARALIHDPKVLILDEPASGLDPRARVEMRDILRQLKGMGKTILISSHILPELAEMCDEIGVIDGGKLIAHGSVSDIQAQLKGERLITVKLKGLPDRATKFFEEDPFVTGIEQLPEEHTITFKYRGSEDDQMRLLKHAIEENLSILSFAEQETDLEDVFMEITKGVETV; from the coding sequence ATGATTGAAATTAAAGGGCTTACCAAAAAATACGGCTCATTTTATGCATTGAACGACTTAAATTTAACTTTAAGTGAAGGTACTGTATTTGGATTTGTTGGAGCCAATGGGGCAGGGAAATCCACCACATTTTCTATATTAGCTACACTTCTGCAACCGACTGCCGGGGATGCATTTATTAATGGGAAGAGTGTGAAAACTGAACCGCATGAAGTTCGAAAGCAGATTGGTTATATGCCAGACTTTTTCGGTGTATATGACCAATTAAAAGCAGACGAGTATCTTGATTTTTATGGAGCAAGTTACGGAATTCCTGAAACTGAGAGAGCGCAGCTTATTCCTCAGTTATTGGAACTTGTGAATTTGTCACATAAACGATATGAATACGTTGATTTGCTTTCACGGGGAATGAAGCAACGTTTATGTCTGGCACGGGCATTAATTCATGATCCGAAAGTATTGATTTTGGATGAACCTGCCTCTGGATTGGATCCAAGGGCGCGTGTTGAAATGCGCGATATCTTAAGGCAACTGAAAGGAATGGGGAAGACTATCCTTATTTCTTCACATATCTTGCCTGAGCTTGCTGAAATGTGTGATGAAATCGGTGTGATTGATGGAGGCAAACTGATTGCTCATGGCTCCGTCTCCGATATTCAGGCTCAATTAAAAGGAGAACGTCTCATTACGGTAAAACTTAAAGGGTTACCTGATCGTGCAACAAAGTTCTTTGAAGAAGATCCATTTGTTACAGGAATTGAACAACTGCCTGAGGAACACACAATTACGTTTAAATATCGCGGGTCAGAAGATGATCAGATGCGCTTACTGAAGCATGCAATAGAAGAGAATTTGTCTATTTTGTCATTTGCTGAGCAAGAAACAGATTTAGAGGATGTCTTTATGGAAATAACGAAAGGAGTGGAGACAGTATGA
- a CDS encoding N-acetyldiaminopimelate deacetylase, translating to MKTLQQIRRDLHQIPEIGFQEYKTQAYLLEEIQLLNQERLTVVKWKTGIVVHVKGIDPKKTIGWRTDIDGLPINEQTGFSYQSTHTGYMHACGHDIHMTVALGLLRQLNQTPINDDMVFLFQPAEEGPGGALPMREWLKEKHPEFLPDVILAFHIAPEYPVGTIATRPGLLFANTSELFIDLHGVEGHAAYPHRTKDMTIAAASLLLQLQTIVSRAINPLESAVVTIGKMTSGTVQNIISGHARLEGTIRTMDAVTMQTVKERIEALCKSTEIAFDCKVHIDYGSSYYQVFNSEEITQNFLSFANHDDTTNAIHCDPAMTGEDFGYFLQEIPGFLFWAGVDSSYGLHNAKLNPNETVVDYLVPFTESYIRTLSNHDND from the coding sequence ATGAAAACTCTTCAACAAATACGACGTGATTTACATCAAATTCCTGAAATCGGTTTTCAAGAATATAAAACACAAGCCTATTTATTAGAGGAAATTCAATTGCTGAATCAAGAACGGTTAACTGTCGTGAAGTGGAAAACAGGGATTGTTGTCCATGTTAAAGGGATTGATCCCAAAAAGACAATAGGTTGGAGAACTGATATAGATGGACTCCCAATCAATGAACAAACGGGGTTTTCCTATCAATCAACTCATACGGGTTATATGCATGCATGTGGTCATGATATCCATATGACGGTCGCGCTTGGGCTGTTAAGACAGCTTAATCAAACGCCTATAAATGATGATATGGTATTCCTATTCCAGCCAGCAGAAGAAGGTCCTGGTGGAGCACTGCCAATGCGGGAATGGTTAAAAGAGAAACATCCAGAATTTCTACCTGATGTGATCTTAGCTTTTCATATTGCCCCGGAGTATCCTGTCGGCACGATTGCGACTCGTCCAGGTCTACTGTTTGCGAATACATCAGAGTTATTCATTGATTTACATGGTGTCGAAGGACATGCGGCGTATCCACATCGTACGAAAGACATGACGATTGCCGCAGCCAGTCTATTGCTCCAACTGCAGACGATTGTCAGTCGAGCAATCAATCCGTTGGAATCTGCAGTGGTGACAATTGGGAAAATGACATCCGGTACTGTTCAAAACATCATTTCGGGTCATGCACGTTTAGAAGGTACAATCCGTACGATGGATGCAGTAACGATGCAAACAGTTAAAGAACGAATTGAAGCACTTTGTAAATCGACTGAAATTGCTTTTGATTGTAAAGTGCATATTGATTATGGCTCATCTTACTATCAAGTATTTAATTCAGAAGAAATTACCCAAAACTTTTTATCATTTGCCAATCATGATGATACAACAAATGCAATCCATTGTGACCCAGCCATGACTGGTGAAGACTTCGGCTATTTCCTTCAAGAAATTCCTGGCTTCCTATTTTGGGCTGGCGTTGATTCATCGTATGGTCTGCACAATGCCAAGTTGAATCCTAATGAAACAGTAGTGGATTATCTCGTTCCATTTACAGAATCTTATATACGTACGCTTTCGAATCATGATAACGATTAG
- the dapD gene encoding 2,3,4,5-tetrahydropyridine-2,6-dicarboxylate N-acetyltransferase, whose translation MKQMDAYEIISYIQHAKKSTPVKAYVNGENLQNLSFGENTKIFGEGNSLVLFGEWSEIEAALAMHKEQISDVVVENDRRNSAIPLVDLKGINSRIEPGAFIRDQVDIGNNCIIMMGAVINIGAVIGDGSMIDMGAILGGRATVGKNCHIGAGAVLAGVIEPPSAMPVIVEDDVLVGANAVVLEGVKIGKGAVVAAGAIVTKDVPPYTVVAGTPAKVIKEIDDKTKSKTEIMHELRQL comes from the coding sequence ATGAAGCAGATGGATGCATATGAAATTATTTCTTATATTCAACACGCTAAAAAATCAACGCCGGTAAAGGCTTATGTAAATGGTGAGAACTTACAGAATCTTTCTTTCGGAGAAAACACAAAAATATTTGGCGAAGGCAATTCACTTGTACTTTTCGGAGAATGGTCTGAAATTGAAGCTGCCTTGGCTATGCATAAAGAACAAATTTCAGATGTGGTCGTTGAAAATGATCGACGTAATTCAGCAATTCCATTAGTGGATCTAAAGGGGATCAATTCCCGTATTGAACCTGGCGCGTTTATTCGCGATCAAGTGGATATCGGCAATAACTGTATCATTATGATGGGGGCAGTTATTAATATTGGAGCGGTAATTGGTGATGGTTCTATGATTGATATGGGTGCCATTCTTGGGGGGCGTGCAACTGTCGGCAAAAACTGTCACATTGGGGCAGGAGCTGTGCTGGCAGGCGTCATTGAGCCACCTTCAGCAATGCCAGTAATTGTGGAAGACGATGTACTTGTTGGAGCAAACGCAGTTGTACTAGAAGGCGTGAAAATTGGAAAAGGTGCAGTTGTTGCAGCAGGAGCCATTGTTACAAAAGATGTTCCTCCATATACAGTAGTTGCGGGAACGCCAGCGAAAGTAATCAAAGAAATCGATGATAAAACAAAATCAAAAACAGAAATCATGCACGAACTTCGCCAATTGTAG
- a CDS encoding LysR family transcriptional regulator translates to MTTNESQIIKILAEERNMRKAAERLFLSQPALSQRLQSIEKEWGAQLFLRSQKGLTATPAGEIVIQFAIDTIAKQEEIFELIQSMTSKVHGTLKIACASIVGQNWLPIVLKDFVTKYPEAKISLITGWSSEIVKSLYDGEAHIGIVRGHTEWKGTKIHLFRDTLYLVDQELKEVEDVLSTDRPFIQFKSDSNYYQEIQAWWQRHFSSSPRRQITVDQIETCKQMALNGIGYAILPSITLSGLEKVNKIALTNQAEEFELTRDTWLIGYESAFELRQVEAFVSVVEEHAKRLHDYSN, encoded by the coding sequence GTGACGACAAATGAATCACAAATCATCAAAATTCTGGCCGAAGAACGCAATATGAGAAAAGCTGCGGAACGACTTTTCCTATCTCAACCAGCATTATCCCAACGCCTTCAATCCATTGAAAAAGAGTGGGGGGCTCAACTTTTTCTTCGTTCCCAAAAAGGCTTGACTGCGACACCAGCTGGCGAGATTGTCATCCAATTTGCTATTGATACGATTGCCAAACAAGAAGAAATATTTGAACTCATACAGTCGATGACATCAAAAGTACACGGCACTTTAAAAATTGCTTGTGCTTCAATTGTCGGACAGAACTGGTTGCCGATAGTCTTGAAAGATTTTGTCACGAAATATCCTGAAGCAAAAATATCCCTTATCACAGGATGGAGTTCAGAAATCGTAAAATCTCTATACGATGGAGAGGCTCACATCGGCATCGTCAGAGGACATACGGAATGGAAAGGTACGAAAATTCATCTTTTCCGCGACACTTTGTATCTGGTTGATCAAGAGCTAAAGGAAGTAGAAGATGTTTTGTCAACAGACCGACCTTTTATTCAGTTCAAAAGTGATTCCAATTACTATCAAGAAATTCAGGCGTGGTGGCAACGCCATTTCTCTTCGAGTCCTAGGCGCCAGATTACGGTGGATCAGATAGAAACATGTAAACAAATGGCATTGAATGGAATTGGCTATGCTATCCTGCCATCAATTACGTTAAGTGGATTGGAAAAAGTAAATAAAATTGCCTTAACGAATCAAGCAGAAGAATTTGAATTGACTCGTGATACTTGGTTAATTGGTTATGAATCAGCTTTTGAATTGAGACAAGTAGAAGCATTTGTGAGTGTTGTGGAAGAACATGCAAAAAGATTGCATGATTATTCAAATTAA
- the cbpB gene encoding cyclic-di-AMP-binding protein CbpB, translated as MISVTSRDFLDMQIEEFIISSEKVAHVQVGNSAEHALLVLTKTGYSSVPVLDFKYRLKGLVSTQMITDSILGLDHIEYERLPDIKVDEVMQSPVPTIHINEKFKKGLDLLINHPFLCVVDDEETFLGILTRRVVLKQLKKHIYQNNQ; from the coding sequence ATGATTTCGGTTACAAGCAGAGATTTTTTGGATATGCAAATCGAAGAATTCATCATCTCATCAGAAAAAGTAGCACATGTGCAAGTTGGAAATAGTGCAGAACATGCCCTATTAGTATTAACAAAAACAGGTTATTCATCCGTACCGGTTTTAGATTTCAAGTACCGTTTAAAAGGATTAGTCAGTACACAAATGATTACAGATTCCATTTTAGGACTTGATCACATCGAGTACGAACGTCTACCGGATATAAAAGTGGATGAAGTAATGCAATCACCTGTTCCAACCATTCATATTAATGAAAAATTCAAAAAAGGACTTGATCTTTTGATTAATCATCCTTTCTTATGTGTAGTGGATGATGAAGAAACTTTTTTAGGTATTTTAACTCGACGAGTTGTATTGAAGCAATTGAAAAAACATATCTATCAAAATAATCAGTAA
- the fadH gene encoding 2,4-dienoyl-CoA reductase, with product MLLKDQTIIITGGSSGMGFYMAKRFVEEGANVVITGRDMERLETAQKAISHDSKRVGIFQMDVREPEHVKAMVQYTDERFGKIDGLVNNAAGNFIVHAEKLSPNGWKSVIDIVLNGTFYCSQAVGNYWIEKEQKGAILNMLATYAWNAGAGVAHSAAAKAGVMSLTRTLAVEWGTQYGIRVNGIAPGPIERTGGAEKLWESEEAAARTLKSVPLGRLGRPEEIADLASFMLSDKASYMNGEIITLDGGQWLNKFPF from the coding sequence ATGTTATTGAAAGATCAAACCATAATTATTACGGGTGGTTCTAGTGGTATGGGTTTCTATATGGCTAAACGTTTCGTAGAAGAAGGTGCAAACGTTGTCATTACTGGACGCGATATGGAGCGTCTGGAAACAGCTCAAAAAGCTATTTCACATGATTCCAAGAGAGTAGGTATTTTTCAAATGGACGTGCGCGAACCAGAACATGTGAAGGCAATGGTTCAGTACACTGACGAGAGATTTGGGAAAATAGATGGACTGGTTAATAATGCTGCGGGCAATTTTATCGTTCATGCGGAAAAGCTTTCACCGAACGGCTGGAAATCCGTAATCGATATAGTCTTGAACGGAACATTTTATTGTTCGCAAGCAGTTGGTAACTATTGGATTGAGAAAGAGCAAAAAGGAGCCATTCTAAATATGCTGGCAACATATGCGTGGAATGCCGGTGCTGGTGTTGCTCATTCTGCAGCAGCTAAAGCGGGAGTCATGTCATTGACACGTACATTAGCTGTCGAATGGGGTACACAATATGGAATTCGGGTAAATGGTATCGCACCTGGTCCAATAGAACGTACTGGTGGTGCTGAAAAACTTTGGGAATCCGAAGAAGCTGCAGCACGTACGCTCAAATCTGTTCCACTTGGTCGACTCGGACGTCCAGAAGAAATTGCAGATCTTGCATCATTTATGCTTTCCGATAAAGCTTCATATATGAATGGAGAAATCATTACGCTTGATGGCGGTCAATGGTTAAATAAGTTTCCATTTTAA